A genomic region of [Eubacterium] eligens ATCC 27750 contains the following coding sequences:
- the galE gene encoding UDP-glucose 4-epimerase GalE — protein sequence MAILVTGGAGFIGSHTVVELQNAGYDVVVVDNLVNSSRKSLDRVEKITGKKATFYEADINDAAALNEIFEKESIDSVIHFAGLKAVGESVAKPLEYYMNNISGSLTLFDVMRNHGVKNIIFSSSATVYGDPAFVPITEECPKGEITNPYGKTKGMLEEILTDIQKADPEWNVILLRYFNPIGAHESGTIGENPNGVPNNLMPYITQVAVGKLKELGVFGNDYDTHDGTGVRDYIHVVDLALGHVKAIEKLNDNPGIAIYNLGTGNGYSVLDIVKNFEAATGIHIPYVIKARRPGDIATCYCDAGKAERELHWKAERDLKTMCADSWRWQKNNPNGYDD from the coding sequence ATGGCAATATTAGTTACAGGCGGAGCAGGCTTTATTGGAAGCCACACAGTAGTAGAACTTCAGAATGCGGGTTATGATGTTGTAGTAGTTGATAATCTTGTAAATTCAAGCAGAAAGTCTTTAGACAGAGTTGAGAAGATTACAGGAAAGAAAGCCACATTTTATGAGGCAGACATTAATGACGCTGCAGCATTAAATGAGATATTTGAGAAAGAAAGTATCGATAGTGTTATACATTTTGCAGGACTTAAGGCAGTAGGTGAGTCAGTAGCCAAGCCGCTTGAGTATTATATGAATAATATATCCGGTTCACTTACACTTTTTGATGTTATGAGAAATCATGGTGTTAAGAATATTATATTCTCATCTTCAGCTACAGTTTATGGAGATCCTGCATTTGTACCTATTACAGAGGAATGCCCTAAGGGTGAGATTACTAATCCTTATGGCAAGACTAAGGGAATGCTTGAGGAGATTCTTACAGATATCCAGAAGGCTGACCCGGAATGGAATGTAATTCTTTTAAGATACTTTAACCCAATTGGAGCACATGAGAGCGGAACAATAGGAGAGAATCCTAACGGAGTTCCTAATAATCTTATGCCATATATAACACAGGTTGCTGTTGGAAAGTTAAAGGAGCTTGGTGTATTTGGTAATGATTATGATACTCATGATGGAACAGGTGTAAGAGATTATATCCATGTGGTTGACCTTGCACTTGGACATGTTAAGGCTATAGAAAAGCTTAATGATAATCCGGGAATTGCAATATATAATCTTGGAACAGGCAATGGATATTCAGTGCTTGATATAGTAAAGAATTTTGAGGCTGCTACGGGAATACATATACCATATGTAATTAAGGCAAGAAGACCAGGTGATATCGCAACATGCTACTGTGACGCAGGTAAGGCAGAGAGAGAGCTTCACTGGAAAGCAGAGCGAGATTTAAAGACTATGTGTGCTGATTCATGGAGATGGCAGAAGAATAATCCTAACGGATATGATGATTAA
- the glmM gene encoding phosphoglucosamine mutase: MGKYFGTDGFRGEANVTLTVDHAFKVGRFLGWYYGKNHEDGKAKIVIGKDTRRSSYMFEYSLVAGLTASGANAYLLHVTTTPSVSYVARTEDFDCGIMISASHNPFYDNGIKLINAAGEKMKEDVIAEIEKYLDGELGEIPYATRENIGCTVDYTAGRNRYMGYLMSLAIYSFKGIRVGLDASNGSAWTLAKAVFDALGAKTYVINAAPDGTNINANCGSTHIEGLQDLVRREHLDVGFAFDGDADRCLCVDEKGEVITGDHILYIYGCYMKDRDKLVGNKVVTTVMSNFGLYKAFDAVGIEYEKTKVGDKYVYECMSENGYRIGGEQSGHIIFSKYATTGDGIITALKMMEVMLAKKKTLSELAAPLVIYPQVLKNIRVTDKTQAQDDADVKAAVEAVANALGTDGRILVRESGTEPVVRVMVEAGSTEECEKYVDQVIDVIKSKGYAV; this comes from the coding sequence ATGGGTAAGTATTTTGGAACTGACGGATTCAGAGGAGAAGCAAATGTAACTCTTACAGTTGACCATGCATTTAAGGTGGGAAGATTCTTAGGCTGGTATTATGGAAAGAATCATGAGGATGGTAAGGCAAAGATTGTTATTGGTAAGGATACAAGAAGAAGCAGTTATATGTTTGAGTATTCTTTAGTTGCCGGACTTACAGCTTCAGGAGCAAATGCATATCTTCTTCATGTTACAACTACACCAAGTGTTTCTTATGTAGCAAGAACAGAAGATTTTGATTGTGGAATTATGATATCTGCAAGCCATAATCCTTTCTACGATAACGGAATTAAGCTTATTAATGCCGCAGGTGAGAAGATGAAAGAGGATGTTATCGCTGAAATCGAGAAGTACCTTGATGGTGAGCTTGGAGAAATTCCATACGCAACACGAGAAAACATTGGATGTACAGTTGATTACACAGCAGGTCGTAACAGATATATGGGATATCTTATGAGTCTTGCAATTTATTCATTCAAAGGAATAAGAGTAGGTCTTGATGCTTCTAATGGTAGTGCATGGACACTTGCAAAAGCTGTATTTGACGCACTTGGAGCTAAGACATATGTTATAAATGCTGCTCCGGACGGAACTAATATTAATGCAAACTGCGGTTCTACACATATTGAAGGACTTCAGGATTTAGTAAGGAGAGAGCATCTTGATGTAGGATTTGCGTTTGACGGTGATGCTGACAGATGTCTGTGTGTAGATGAGAAGGGCGAGGTCATAACAGGTGACCATATTCTATATATCTATGGATGTTATATGAAGGATAGAGATAAGCTTGTCGGAAACAAGGTTGTAACAACAGTAATGTCTAACTTCGGACTTTACAAAGCATTTGATGCAGTAGGAATTGAGTACGAAAAGACTAAGGTTGGCGATAAGTATGTATATGAGTGTATGTCAGAGAACGGCTACCGTATAGGTGGAGAGCAGTCAGGACACATCATATTCTCTAAATATGCAACAACAGGTGATGGAATTATCACAGCCCTTAAGATGATGGAGGTTATGCTTGCAAAGAAGAAGACATTGTCAGAGCTTGCAGCACCACTTGTTATATATCCACAGGTTCTTAAGAATATCAGGGTTACAGATAAGACACAGGCACAGGACGACGCAGATGTTAAGGCTGCAGTTGAGGCAGTTGCCAATGCACTTGGCACAGATGGAAGAATACTCGTACGCGAAAGCGGAACAGAACCTGTTGTCCGTGTAATGGTTGAGGCAGGAAGCACAGAAGAGTGCGAGAAATATGTCGATCAGGTAATAGATGTCATTAAAAGTAAAGGGTATGCAGTGTAA
- a CDS encoding polyprenol monophosphomannose synthase: MLSVVIPTFNESKNIRNLVAQIDVALKGVDYEIVFVDDSKDNTPDVITEVAKEYPQVRMEHRKNGTGLATAVLDGFKLAKGEYMACMDADLQHPPIVLKYMYKAMESGADFCIPSRLIPGGDDGGLNWYRKFVSGTARKIGQVMLPCLRKISDPTSGLFMFRREVIENADLQPIGWKIMVEVLAMGTYSKVVEIPYKFQQRTEGESKLSGKVTLEYLKQLKNLRKRYNKSNRYEVEIWSTERMMKGDK; encoded by the coding sequence ATGTTATCAGTAGTAATACCAACATTTAATGAAAGCAAGAACATCAGAAATCTTGTAGCACAGATTGATGTTGCTTTGAAGGGTGTTGATTATGAAATTGTCTTTGTTGATGACAGTAAGGACAATACACCTGATGTAATTACGGAAGTTGCTAAGGAATATCCACAGGTGAGAATGGAACACAGAAAGAATGGTACAGGATTAGCAACTGCTGTTCTCGATGGTTTTAAGCTTGCAAAGGGAGAATATATGGCATGTATGGATGCTGATTTACAGCACCCGCCAATCGTTCTTAAATATATGTATAAGGCTATGGAAAGTGGTGCAGATTTCTGTATACCTAGCCGACTTATTCCGGGTGGAGATGATGGCGGACTTAACTGGTACAGAAAGTTCGTATCTGGAACAGCAAGAAAGATAGGACAGGTTATGTTGCCTTGCCTTAGAAAGATATCAGATCCTACAAGCGGACTCTTTATGTTCAGAAGAGAAGTTATTGAGAATGCTGACCTTCAGCCAATCGGATGGAAAATTATGGTTGAGGTTCTTGCAATGGGTACATACAGCAAGGTTGTAGAAATCCCATATAAATTCCAGCAGAGAACAGAAGGTGAATCAAAGCTTTCAGGAAAGGTTACATTAGAGTACTTAAAGCAGCTTAAGAATCTCAGAAAGAGATACAATAAGAGCAACAGGTACGAGGTTGAAATATGGTCAACTGAGCGTATGATGAAAGGCGACAAATAA
- a CDS encoding type I phosphomannose isomerase catalytic subunit produces the protein MKCVILAGGSGDSLWPLSRRQFPKQFMKIKEGRSILQETVVRNMPFCEEFIIVTNESYKNIVNGQMKAFQSLKYRVILEGTPKGTGAAVLLGTMFANPSELVLVVNSDNLIEGDGYKDSIIEAKEYAKEGYLAVLGIKPESQSSTYGYILRDKENVKKFIARMDFDEDETEGLLGYDYDEGYLWNSGILVFRAGDMTNAARRLASELYTTCKTAKRKVPAIRRSVRFSETVMKSMPHGSIETLLLEKCDSIKVVEAHFEWMDVGNASDLAEFGNNIKSECVIKNDCDNVNIINNAPKRLVVANDLRDLVVVNTDDATYVSSKKSADNIKQIMKDNMDTYEAFFDYNRTTYKEWGIQEILNYSQGYKVRKLTVFPGMSMSLHRHEKRTEHWSIVEGIATITLGNETADYNKYESVFIPVGTKHRIANKTDKNVVVIEVGIGDNISDTDLVKIYNKDNPQASANYVRLDKSPIAKLEPAFKDNLWGGTKIRDVYGKKCDYDVIGESWELSAHPDGQSRIADGRYKGMLFNEYLNIIGKEALGWKCQAQDRFPILIKFIDAKQALSIQIHPDDEYALENENEYGKNEMWYVVDSEPGSYLYCGLSRDASKEEILERINNNTITDILNKIEVKAGDVVMVKAGTIHAIGAGVFICEIQQNSNCTYRMYDYDRRDKFGNPRELHVKKALDVVDNHKYVKDNKTEVVIARNEHFTEERLVQCKYFEVYKYDVNDEAKITVDEASFVSVLFINGSGTIETDDYEKTMEFKAGDSFFVSAGLRSIIVKGQATMVVTRV, from the coding sequence ATGAAATGTGTAATTTTAGCCGGAGGTAGTGGTGATAGTTTATGGCCATTATCAAGAAGGCAGTTTCCAAAACAGTTTATGAAAATAAAAGAAGGCCGTTCCATATTACAGGAAACTGTAGTAAGGAATATGCCTTTCTGTGAGGAATTTATAATAGTTACCAATGAGAGCTATAAGAATATTGTTAATGGACAGATGAAGGCATTTCAGAGTCTTAAGTACAGAGTTATCCTTGAGGGTACACCCAAGGGAACAGGAGCAGCTGTATTGTTAGGGACTATGTTTGCCAACCCGTCAGAATTAGTTCTGGTTGTTAATTCGGACAACCTGATTGAGGGTGATGGTTATAAAGATTCAATAATTGAGGCTAAAGAATATGCAAAAGAAGGATATCTTGCTGTATTAGGCATTAAGCCGGAATCACAGTCATCCACTTATGGGTACATTCTCCGGGATAAAGAGAATGTTAAGAAGTTTATTGCAAGAATGGATTTCGATGAAGATGAGACAGAAGGTCTGCTTGGATATGATTATGATGAGGGATATCTGTGGAACAGTGGAATACTTGTATTCAGAGCAGGGGATATGACTAATGCTGCAAGACGCCTTGCATCAGAACTGTACACTACCTGTAAGACAGCTAAGAGAAAGGTGCCGGCAATCAGAAGGTCTGTCAGATTTTCGGAAACAGTTATGAAGTCTATGCCGCATGGCAGTATTGAAACACTTCTCCTTGAAAAATGTGATTCAATAAAAGTAGTTGAAGCACATTTTGAGTGGATGGATGTCGGCAATGCCAGCGATTTAGCTGAATTTGGAAACAATATCAAGTCAGAATGTGTTATCAAGAATGACTGCGATAATGTTAATATTATAAATAATGCACCAAAGAGGCTTGTTGTCGCCAATGATTTAAGAGATCTTGTAGTTGTTAATACAGATGATGCAACATATGTATCTTCTAAAAAGTCTGCTGATAATATTAAGCAGATTATGAAAGATAATATGGATACTTATGAAGCGTTTTTCGATTATAACAGGACTACTTATAAGGAATGGGGAATACAGGAGATACTTAATTATTCACAGGGATATAAAGTCAGGAAACTTACTGTTTTTCCAGGAATGTCAATGTCTCTTCACCGGCATGAAAAGAGAACTGAGCATTGGTCAATAGTTGAAGGTATTGCTACAATTACTCTTGGTAATGAAACTGCTGATTATAACAAATATGAAAGTGTGTTCATTCCAGTGGGAACGAAACACAGGATTGCTAATAAGACAGACAAGAATGTGGTAGTAATAGAGGTTGGTATTGGAGATAATATATCAGATACAGATCTTGTTAAGATATATAATAAGGATAATCCACAGGCATCTGCTAATTATGTAAGACTGGATAAGAGTCCTATTGCGAAGCTTGAACCTGCATTTAAGGATAATCTGTGGGGTGGAACCAAGATTCGTGATGTATATGGCAAGAAATGTGATTATGATGTCATCGGTGAGAGCTGGGAACTTTCAGCTCATCCTGATGGTCAGAGCCGTATAGCTGATGGAAGATATAAAGGAATGCTCTTTAATGAGTACCTTAATATTATAGGAAAAGAAGCATTAGGCTGGAAATGTCAGGCACAGGACAGATTCCCTATCCTTATAAAATTCATAGATGCAAAGCAGGCACTTTCTATACAGATTCATCCTGATGATGAATATGCTCTTGAGAATGAGAATGAATATGGAAAGAATGAGATGTGGTATGTAGTGGACAGTGAACCGGGATCATATCTGTACTGCGGGCTTTCAAGAGACGCATCTAAGGAAGAAATTCTTGAGAGAATTAATAATAATACAATCACAGACATACTTAATAAGATAGAGGTTAAAGCAGGCGATGTTGTTATGGTTAAGGCAGGAACAATCCATGCAATAGGCGCAGGTGTATTCATATGTGAGATACAGCAGAATTCTAACTGTACCTACCGTATGTATGATTATGACAGAAGGGACAAGTTCGGTAATCCGAGAGAACTTCATGTAAAGAAAGCACTTGATGTTGTTGATAACCATAAATATGTCAAGGACAATAAGACAGAAGTTGTTATTGCAAGAAATGAACATTTCACAGAAGAAAGACTTGTCCAGTGCAAATACTTTGAAGTATATAAGTATGATGTCAATGACGAAGCAAAGATTACTGTTGATGAGGCATCCTTTGTTTCTGTACTTTTCATTAACGGGTCAGGAACTATTGAAACTGATGATTATGAAAAGACTATGGAGTTTAAAGCAGGCGACAGTTTCTTTGTAAGTGCAGGCCTTCGTTCAATAATAGTTAAGGGACAGGCAACCATGGTTGTTACCAGAGTATAA
- a CDS encoding glycoside hydrolase family 25 protein, protein MFSLKKLFKKDTISEQEVVSQDSEYEILEITELSFIQTAKIWLQNFFRVKKHVIITAVSGGAVVVAVAGIVITVSVVSRIGKQKSTDVAAAIEDTSTQMETAEEMKAPVLSLYLEAVADENTITASVYGEDGEILSGHNLVFNLLSGSKEDNEEQIEKLKSAYAGQNVEDVDKEVYEDDDKDGTVLMPDLETGTYTLVVQAEEGYKTPDAAEATVETFAVMDDIMEKVVADSAATQKEDPSKNRSNSSPAVSVPETTASAGEVNVTVLKKSGDNIIYKITGRSTMQLTDDEAARYTAGPVLIDDHSVSAYSGYIYETGKIQITGGQADVVTKFLVPERNISAENVEMINNTTVFADNLKETAAGTKETQSETKTTGESTKSEETSKTEETTKGENTKPSDNQSMAARKNYVLLSLEAETETVYADGWQNIQGKTYYFRNSQAVTGWNQIDALQYYFNGDGSLGSHLVIDVSTYNGDIDWNRVKAAGIDYAIIRVGYRGYETARLVKDKRFDTNMRNATAAGVKVGAYIVTQAVNTNEAVEEASFIISACSGYNVSLPLAIDVESAGNGSGRGDKISVAERTAVINAFVQTIRGAGYSAMVYANKDWMTNRINAGGLASGSTVWLAQYRSSCTYGGSYQMWQFTESGSIPGISGNVDMSAWKY, encoded by the coding sequence ATGTTTTCATTAAAGAAATTATTTAAGAAAGATACAATAAGTGAACAGGAAGTTGTTTCTCAGGATAGTGAGTATGAGATATTAGAGATTACAGAACTTTCTTTTATACAGACAGCAAAGATATGGCTTCAGAATTTTTTCAGGGTAAAGAAGCATGTTATTATAACGGCTGTAAGTGGTGGTGCTGTTGTTGTGGCAGTTGCCGGAATAGTTATTACGGTGTCAGTTGTCAGTCGTATTGGGAAGCAGAAAAGTACTGATGTTGCAGCAGCAATAGAAGATACATCAACACAGATGGAAACAGCAGAAGAAATGAAAGCACCAGTTTTGTCACTTTATCTGGAGGCGGTAGCAGATGAAAATACTATTACTGCAAGTGTGTATGGCGAAGATGGAGAGATTCTTTCAGGACATAATCTTGTATTTAACCTTTTAAGTGGAAGTAAAGAAGATAATGAAGAGCAGATTGAAAAACTGAAGTCTGCATATGCAGGACAGAATGTTGAGGATGTTGATAAGGAAGTTTATGAAGATGATGACAAGGATGGTACAGTTCTTATGCCGGATCTTGAAACGGGAACATACACTTTGGTAGTGCAGGCTGAGGAAGGGTATAAGACTCCGGATGCAGCAGAAGCGACAGTTGAGACATTTGCAGTAATGGATGACATTATGGAAAAGGTTGTGGCAGATTCAGCTGCTACACAGAAAGAGGATCCATCAAAGAACCGTTCTAATTCTTCACCTGCAGTTTCTGTACCTGAAACAACAGCTTCAGCAGGGGAAGTCAATGTTACTGTTTTAAAGAAATCGGGTGACAATATAATCTATAAGATAACAGGCAGAAGTACAATGCAGCTTACGGACGATGAAGCTGCCAGATATACAGCTGGCCCTGTTTTAATAGATGATCATAGTGTGTCTGCATATTCAGGATACATATATGAAACAGGAAAGATTCAGATAACAGGAGGACAGGCAGATGTTGTAACAAAATTCCTTGTACCTGAGCGAAATATTAGTGCTGAAAATGTTGAGATGATTAATAATACAACAGTATTTGCAGATAATCTTAAGGAAACTGCAGCAGGAACTAAAGAAACACAGAGTGAAACAAAGACAACAGGTGAGAGTACTAAATCAGAAGAAACTTCTAAAACAGAAGAAACTACTAAGGGAGAAAATACTAAACCATCTGATAATCAGAGTATGGCAGCCAGAAAAAATTATGTCCTTCTTTCATTAGAAGCTGAGACAGAGACTGTATATGCTGATGGATGGCAGAATATACAGGGGAAAACATATTATTTCAGAAATTCGCAGGCGGTTACGGGATGGAATCAGATTGACGCATTACAATATTATTTTAATGGAGACGGTTCGCTTGGCTCACATCTGGTAATAGATGTATCTACTTATAACGGAGATATTGACTGGAATCGCGTTAAGGCAGCAGGAATTGACTATGCAATTATACGTGTAGGCTACAGGGGATATGAGACTGCAAGACTGGTAAAGGATAAACGATTTGATACAAACATGAGGAATGCAACAGCAGCAGGTGTCAAAGTTGGAGCCTATATTGTTACTCAGGCGGTTAATACTAATGAAGCTGTTGAAGAGGCAAGTTTTATTATATCTGCATGTAGTGGGTATAATGTATCTCTTCCGCTGGCAATAGATGTAGAGAGTGCAGGAAATGGAAGCGGAAGAGGAGATAAAATATCGGTTGCGGAAAGAACGGCTGTTATTAATGCATTTGTACAGACGATAAGGGGTGCCGGGTATTCGGCAATGGTATATGCTAATAAAGACTGGATGACTAACAGAATCAATGCAGGAGGACTTGCTTCTGGAAGTACTGTATGGCTTGCACAGTATAGAAGCAGCTGCACTTATGGTGGAAGCTACCAGATGTGGCAGTTTACAGAGTCAGGTTCTATACCGGGCATTTCTGGAAATGTAGATATGAGTGCATGGAAATATTAA
- a CDS encoding protease complex subunit PrcB family protein, which produces MCGKLWGKVVTVVLALLIIMPACAMTGCSGSKEPDNKTSVDYTVVENADLPEELKKLIESKKDKVMRLTYTTKDYTYVVAGYGTRETSGYSIKVNDVYTGDNALYIDLNLIGPAAGEAVNEVETYPVIVLKMERREESVVFKM; this is translated from the coding sequence ATGTGTGGGAAATTATGGGGAAAAGTTGTGACTGTTGTGTTGGCATTGCTGATAATTATGCCTGCGTGTGCAATGACAGGGTGTTCTGGCAGCAAAGAGCCAGATAATAAGACCAGTGTTGATTATACAGTGGTTGAAAATGCAGACCTGCCGGAAGAGCTTAAGAAGCTTATTGAAAGCAAAAAAGATAAAGTGATGAGGCTTACATACACGACTAAGGATTATACATATGTTGTGGCCGGTTATGGAACAAGGGAAACAAGTGGATATTCAATTAAGGTAAATGATGTATACACAGGAGATAATGCACTATACATTGATCTTAATCTGATAGGTCCGGCAGCGGGGGAAGCTGTAAATGAGGTTGAGACATATCCGGTAATAGTGCTTAAGATGGAAAGACGTGAAGAAAGCGTTGTTTTTAAAATGTAG
- a CDS encoding glycoside hydrolase family 25 protein, with amino-acid sequence MKGFIEGLAGKLAVVWKSVFVAHAKICIITGAVAVSGTAATVTGVEYVKHNNTKNVVQAQETEHESETETESERLDKLNKILAETQEETAEEESSSVEELESLMEEALSSDDTTSEELNQIIEAVADSGAGPVAVKDIEELEVVEDNSSEPSREDAEVSDSGTEETSSSDQIYEVNQLVYGIDVSRWQGDIDWSKVAADGITFAMIKCGGGDDGLYEDRKFKQNIQGALANGIQVGIYFYSGATDAKTAYDEASFCINLIKDYQITYPVAFDWELDGDYNSVTEACETFCNVIKSYGYQPMVYSNRNRWYNNFNGEKLSNKFKVWMAAYWSEYYYTSTRWTYGDDLASFKWHYDMWQYGVTDTVDGIDGYVDMNIAFFGYANYKVNGAQDAALTVTNTNITRYLGHDSGKLNEGVDFMSGVKGVNSIGYEMDVDYDIINSSGNSVDEEDALSQPGRYTVRYSFKDPKSGNITKDAVLNIVDVTAKFVTPDINVQSDVSGRLPAGFSFVNGVSGTNSLSENATLTQYEVIKRNIATGEEITMSPEQALANVYDVKNYTYSVVYYFDVPKDGTVKQTAVMTVIVKETETEKETQKETTEETVINNK; translated from the coding sequence ATGAAAGGATTTATTGAAGGTTTAGCAGGTAAGTTAGCAGTAGTATGGAAGTCAGTATTTGTGGCACATGCCAAGATTTGTATTATTACAGGTGCAGTTGCGGTGTCGGGAACTGCGGCAACAGTTACAGGTGTTGAGTATGTTAAACATAATAACACTAAAAATGTTGTGCAGGCACAGGAAACTGAGCATGAGTCTGAGACTGAAACTGAATCAGAAAGACTTGATAAACTTAATAAGATTCTTGCAGAAACTCAGGAAGAAACAGCTGAAGAAGAGAGCTCATCAGTAGAAGAGCTTGAAAGTCTCATGGAGGAAGCACTTTCAAGTGATGATACAACAAGTGAGGAACTTAATCAGATAATTGAAGCTGTTGCAGACAGTGGTGCTGGTCCTGTTGCAGTAAAGGATATAGAAGAGCTTGAGGTAGTTGAAGATAATTCATCAGAGCCATCAAGAGAGGATGCAGAGGTTTCAGATTCAGGAACTGAGGAAACATCAAGTTCTGATCAGATATATGAAGTTAATCAGCTTGTGTATGGTATAGATGTATCAAGATGGCAGGGAGATATAGACTGGTCAAAGGTTGCTGCCGATGGAATTACATTTGCAATGATTAAATGTGGTGGCGGAGATGATGGTTTATACGAAGATAGAAAATTCAAGCAGAATATTCAGGGGGCATTAGCTAACGGTATTCAGGTAGGAATATATTTTTATTCGGGTGCAACAGATGCAAAGACTGCGTATGATGAAGCAAGTTTCTGCATTAATCTTATAAAGGATTATCAGATAACATATCCTGTAGCGTTTGACTGGGAATTAGATGGTGATTATAATTCAGTAACAGAAGCATGTGAGACTTTCTGTAATGTAATAAAGAGTTATGGATATCAGCCAATGGTATATTCTAACAGAAACAGATGGTACAATAACTTTAATGGGGAAAAGCTTTCCAACAAATTCAAAGTATGGATGGCAGCATACTGGAGCGAGTACTATTATACTTCAACACGTTGGACATATGGTGATGACCTTGCAAGCTTTAAATGGCATTATGATATGTGGCAGTATGGTGTAACAGATACTGTTGATGGTATTGATGGATATGTTGATATGAACATTGCATTTTTCGGATATGCCAACTATAAAGTTAATGGTGCACAGGATGCTGCATTGACAGTAACTAATACTAACATAACAAGATATCTGGGACATGATTCGGGAAAGCTCAATGAGGGTGTGGATTTCATGTCAGGAGTTAAAGGAGTTAATTCAATAGGCTATGAGATGGACGTGGATTATGATATAATTAATTCTTCAGGAAATTCAGTTGATGAAGAAGATGCATTATCACAGCCAGGCAGATATACAGTCAGATATTCATTTAAAGACCCGAAATCTGGTAATATAACAAAGGATGCAGTCCTTAATATCGTTGATGTTACAGCAAAATTTGTAACACCGGATATTAATGTACAGTCAGATGTCTCAGGTAGACTTCCGGCAGGTTTCAGCTTTGTAAATGGAGTGTCTGGAACCAACAGCTTATCTGAAAATGCAACACTTACACAGTATGAGGTTATCAAAAGAAATATTGCAACCGGTGAGGAAATAACTATGTCACCGGAGCAGGCACTTGCAAATGTGTACGATGTAAAGAATTATACTTATTCTGTTGTATATTACTTTGATGTGCCAAAGGATGGAACTGTAAAACAGACTGCTGTAATGACAGTTATAGTAAAGGAAACAGAAACAGAAAAAGAAACTCAGAAGGAGACAACGGAAGAGACGGTAATTAACAATAAATAA